Proteins encoded by one window of Vitis riparia cultivar Riparia Gloire de Montpellier isolate 1030 chromosome 11, EGFV_Vit.rip_1.0, whole genome shotgun sequence:
- the LOC117925364 gene encoding diacylglycerol O-acyltransferase 1A, with translation MAICNSPVSAATSSSSPHADSDLDFSIRKRFGGKGKAVADSSPETETAAAVLEAEKSVGEVGSGGDRVESGSQVVRNGENGVAEVAAKFAYRPCAPAHRKVKESPLSSDAIFRQSHAGLFNLCIVVLVAVNSRLIIENLMKYGWLIRAGFWFSSKSLRDWPLFMCCLTLPIFPLAAFVVEKLAQQKYISEPVVVSLHIIITTAAVLFPVLVILRCDSAVLSGVTLMLFACIVWLKLVSFAHTNYDMRAVAKLIDKGDDLSTSLNMDYPYDVNFKSLAYFMVAPTLCYQPSYPRSTCIRKGWVFRQFVKLAIFTGVMGFIIEQYINPIVQNSQHPLKGNFFYALERVLKLSVPNLYVWLCMFYCFFHLWLNILAELLRFGDREFYKDWWNAKTVEEYWRMWNMPVHKWMVRHLYFPCLRNGISKGVSVVIAFVISAIFHELCIAVPCHMFKLWAFIGIMFQVPLVLVTNYLQNKFRNSMVGNMIFWLFFSILGQPMCVLLYYHDLMNRKETTDSSL, from the exons ATGGCGATCTGCAACTCGCCTGTCAGTGCGGCCACGTCGTCATCAAGCCCTCACGCCGATTCAGATCTCGACTTCTCCATTCGGAAGAGGTTCGGCGGGAAGGGGAAGGCCGTGGCGGATTCGTCGCCGGAGACGGAGACGGCGGCGGCGGTGCTCGAAGCAGAGAAGTCGGTGGGCGAGGTGGGGAGTGGCGGTGATCGAGTGGAATCGGGGAGTCAGGTGGTGAGGAATGGGGAGAACGGAGTGGCTGAGGTTGCCGCGAAATTCGCGTACCGGCCGTGTGCGCCGGCTCACCGGAAAGTGAAGGAAAGTCCTCTCAGTTCTGACGCCATTTTCAGACAG AGTCATGCGGGTCTCTTCAACCTCTGTATAGTAGTGCTTGTAGCTGTAAACAGCCGGCTTATCATTGAGAATCTTATGAAG TATGGTTGGTTAATCAGGGCTGGTTTTTGGTTTAGTTCAAAATCATTGAGAGATTGGCCACTCTTTATGTGCTG TTTAACCCTCCCAATCTTTCCACTTGCTGcttttgtggttgaaaagttGGCTCAACAAAAGTATATCTCTGAGCCG GTTGTTGTCTCTCTTCACATCATAATTACTACAGCTGCAGTTTTATTTCCAGTTTTGGTGATTCTAAG GTGTGATTCAGCTGTTCTCTCTGGTGTCACACTAATGCTCTTTGCTTGCATTGTGTGGTTAAAATTGGTATCTTTTGCACATACAAATTATGACATGAGAGCAGTTGCCAAGTTAATTGATAAG GGGGATGACTTGTCCACTTCATTGAATATGGATTACCCTTATGATGTCAacttcaagagtttggcatacTTCATGGTTGCCCCCACACTATGTTACCAG CCAAGCTATCCTCGCAGCACATGCATTCGGAAGGGTTGGGTCTTTCGCCAATTTGTCAAGTTGGCAATATTTACAGGTGTTATGGGATTTATAATAGAACAG TATATTAATCCAATTGTTCAGAATTCTCAGCACCCTTTGaaggggaattttttttatgcattggAGAGGGTTTTGAAGCTTTCTGTTCCAAATTTATATGTGTGGCTCTGCATGTTCTACTGCTTTTTCCACCTCTG GTTAAATATACTTGCTGAGCTTCTTCGTTTTGGGGACCGTGAGTTCTATAAAGATTGGTGGAATGCAAAAACAGTTGAGGAG TATTGGAGAATGTGGAATATG CCTGTTCATAAATGGATGGTTCGCCATCTCTATTTTCCATGTCTACGGAATGGGATATCTAAG GGAGTTTCTGTGGTGATTGCCTTTGTCATATCTGCCATATTCCATGAG CTATGCATTGCTGTACCTTGTCACATGTTTAAGCTTTGGGCTTTCATTGGAATTATGTTCCAG GTTCCCTTGGTTTTGGTCACAAATTACTTGCAAAATAAGTTCAGAAATTCTATG GTGGGAAATATGATCTTCTGGCTGTTTTTCAGCATTCTTGGTCAGCCAATGTGTGTGCTTCTATATTACCATGACTTGATGAATCGAAAAGAGACAACTGACTCAAGCCTCTGA
- the LOC117925305 gene encoding casein kinase 1-like protein 2 translates to MEPRVGNKFRLGRKIGSGSFGEIYLGTNIQTNEEVAIKLENVKTKHPQLLYESKLYRILQGGTGIPNVRWFGVEGEYNVLVMDLLGPSLEDLFNFCSRKLSLKSVLMLADQMINRVEFVHSKSFLHRDIKPDNFLMGLGRRANQVYIIDFGLAKKYRDTATHQHIPYRENKNLTGTARYASMNTHLGIEQSRRDDLESLGYVLMYFLRGSLPWQGLKAGTKKQKYEKISERKVSTTIEVLCRGYPTEFASYFHYCRSLRFDDKPDYAYLKRIFRDLFIREGFQFDYVFDWTILKYQQSQLATPPSRVLGPGAGTSSGLPPPAVANADRQSGEEGRPAGLSSMDPSRRRISGDGGGLSKQKSPVASDLAVSKDAMLSSSHFLGRSSGSSRRAAVSSSRDAAIMGSESDPSRAHTTEASPGAAVRRISSGQRSSPVGSSDPKRTSSGRNITNIKNYESTIRGIENLNFDNDERVHY, encoded by the exons ATGGAGCCTCGCGTTGGGAATAAGTTTCGGCTGGGGAGGAAGATCGGTAGCGGCTCGTTCGGGGAGATCTATCTCG GTACTAACATTCAGACGAACGAGGAGGTTGCAATTAAGCTT GAAAATGTCAAGACAAAGCATCCGCAGTTACTATATGAATCAAAGCTATACAGAATTCTACAGGGAGGAA CTGGAATTCCAAACGTGAGATGGTTTGGAGTAGAGGGAGAGTACAATGTTCTTGTGATGGATTTGCTTGGGCCTAGTCTTGAAGATCTATTCAACTTTTGCAGTAGGAAACTCTCTTTGAAGTCAGTGCTCATGCTTGCTGATCAAATG ATCAATCGGGTTGAATTTGTTCATTCTAAATCGTTTCTACATCGAGATATCAAGCCAGACAATTTTCTAATGGGCTTGGGAAGACGTGCAAATCAG GTCTACATCATTGACTTTGGTTTGGCTAAGAAATATAGAGATACTGCAACACATCAGCACATTCCTTATAG agaaaataagaatttgACTGGAACTGCAAGATATGCAAGTATGAACACCCACCTTGGCATTG AGCAAAGCCGGAGGGATGATTTAGAATCTCTTGGTTATGTGCTTATGTACTTCCTAAGAGGAAG TCTTCCTTGGCAGGGACTGAAAGCAGGAACTAAGAAACAAAAGTATGAGAAAATTAGTGAAAGAAAAGTTTCCACAACGATTGAG GTCCTTTGTCGGGGTTATCCAACAGAATTTGCTTCATACTTCCACTACTGTCGTTCACTGCGATTTGATGATAAGCCAGATTATGCTTATCTGAAAAGGATATTCCGTGACCTCTTTATTCGCGAAG GATTCCAGTTTGACTATGTGTTTGACTGGACTATTTTGAAGTACCAGCAATCACAGCTTGCTACTCCTCCATCTCGTGTTCTT GGTCCTGGTGCTGGAACAAGCTCTGGACTGCCCCCTCCTGCTGTTGCCAATGCTGACAGGCAGTCAG GAGAAGAAGGGAGACCTGCTGGTTTATCTTCTATGGATCCTTCTCGTCGGAGAATTTCTGGTGATGGAGGAGGTTTATCCAAGCAGAAGAGTCCAGTTGCAAGCGATTTGGCAGTGAGTAAAGATGCTATG TTATCTAGCTCCCATTTTTTGGGCCGGTCAAGTGGTTCATCAAGGCGAGCTGCTGTGTCTAGCAGCCGTGACGCAGCCATTATGGGAAGCGAGTCTGATCCCTCTCGTGCACATACCACTGAGGCAAGCCCAGGGGCAGCAGTACGGAGGATCTCAAGCGGGCAAAGAAGTTCACCGGTTGGATCCTCAGACCCCAAGCGCACATCATCTGGTAGGAACATCACTAACATAAAGAACTATGAATCCACAATCAGGGGCATTGAGAATCTGAATTTTGACAATGATGAGAGGGTTCATTATTAG
- the LOC117924697 gene encoding uncharacterized protein LOC117924697 gives MEDFRSKSCGDGRMQMESYHGGGGGPTSTGMQDLRCYSASYAYPPQTQMGNDPKFKKGKSTNGSLSKAWSFSDPELQRKKRVASYKVYAVEGKMKGSLKKSFRWLKDRYTRVIHGW, from the coding sequence ATGGAGGATTTCAGATCGAAATCATGTGGAGATGGAAGAATGCAGATGGAAAGCTACCATGGGGGAGGGGGAGGACCCACTTCCACTGGTATGCAAGATCTCAGGTGTTACAGTGCTTCATATGCTTATCCACCCCAAACCCAGATGGGCAATGACCCCAAGTTCAAGAAGGGCAAGTCCACTAATGGGTCTCTCTCCAAGGCTTGGAGTTTCAGCGATCCTGAGTTGCAGAGGAAGAAAAGGGTTGCCAGCTATAAGGTCTATGCTGTTGAGGGCAAGATGAAGGGCTCTCTGAAGAAGAGCTTCAGGTGGCTCAAGGATAGGTACACCAGAGTGATCCATGGGTGGTGA